Part of the Halopenitus persicus genome is shown below.
CAAGTACTACTACGTACCGACTATTCAATGCGGTTGTGCCTTCACCCGGAAATTTTTCCAGAAATTTTATTTTGAATCTAATTTCACAAGGGATTCAAGGAGCATCATCTGAAGGAAAACTGCAAAAGATGATCCCTTTGAACTGATACCTATGGTGGCGACGATGAGTAATGGTCTCCTCGAAGCACTACGCATCGGTGTCGGCTTCCTGTGGACGGCGGCGTGGGCGATCATTATGGGACTCACGGTCACGAGCCTCGTCCAGGTCTACGTCTCCAAGGACCGAATGGCTGAGGTCCTGGGCGACGGTGATCTTAGCGGGGTCACCAAAGCGACCGTTTTCGGAGCGGCGAGCAGCGGTTGCAGTTTCGGGGCCGTCGCAATCGGGAAGGGGCTGTTCAAGAAGGGGGCGCACGCGGTGAACTTTCTCGCGTTTATGTTCGCGTCGACGAACCTCATCGTCGAACTCGGGTTGATGATTCTGATCCTGCTGGGGTGGGAGTTTCTGCTTGCCGAACTGCTCGGCGGTCTGATCCTCATCGCTGTGATGGCCGTCATCGTCCACCTGACGCTTCCGGAGAACCTCTTCGACGAGGTACGAGAGACGCTCAACGAGCACGATCACGAGGCGGGCGTTACCGAGGACCCGACTTGTGGAATGGAAGGCACAGACGAGTACACCCTCACGACTGACGGCGGCGAGACGCTGGAGTTCTGCTCTGCGGGGTGTATGGAGACGTACCTGCAGGAGTCATCCAGCCGGGGTGGCTGGCGCGACGAGTTGCTGTCGTGGGGTGGCTGGTACAAGGTCGGGAACCAGTACCGAAAGGAGTGGTCGATGATCTGGAAGGACGTCGTCGCCGGTTTCCTCATCTCGGGATTCGTCATCGTCTTCGTCCCGCAGTGGGTCTGGAACACCCTGTTCATTCAGGGTGACGGCCTGCTCGTGACGGCCGAGAACGCCATTATGGGCGTCGCCATCGCCGTCATCAGCTTCGTTGGAAGTATGGGTAACGTCCCGTTCGCCGTCGCGCTCTGGGGCGGCGGCATCAGCTTCGCCGGCGTCATCGCGTTCGTCTACGCCGACCTCATCACCGTGCCCGTGTTGAACGTCTATCGGAAGTACTACGGCTGGAAGGTGATGCTGTACATCCTCGGCGTCTTCTTCGTGACGATGGCCTTCACGGGCTTTCTTATGGAG
Proteins encoded:
- a CDS encoding permease, which codes for MVATMSNGLLEALRIGVGFLWTAAWAIIMGLTVTSLVQVYVSKDRMAEVLGDGDLSGVTKATVFGAASSGCSFGAVAIGKGLFKKGAHAVNFLAFMFASTNLIVELGLMILILLGWEFLLAELLGGLILIAVMAVIVHLTLPENLFDEVRETLNEHDHEAGVTEDPTCGMEGTDEYTLTTDGGETLEFCSAGCMETYLQESSSRGGWRDELLSWGGWYKVGNQYRKEWSMIWKDVVAGFLISGFVIVFVPQWVWNTLFIQGDGLLVTAENAIMGVAIAVISFVGSMGNVPFAVALWGGGISFAGVIAFVYADLITVPVLNVYRKYYGWKVMLYILGVFFVTMAFTGFLMELLFDAFGIVPNLAGGETATERAYFKLNYTFYLNLIAFALSGFLLYVYRRGLGAPGQYRDPVCGMRTDDGEPSATHDGETYYFCSQTCKQTFEEAPDDYATGHPMEMANHDH